The Hypanus sabinus isolate sHypSab1 chromosome 31, sHypSab1.hap1, whole genome shotgun sequence genome window below encodes:
- the LOC132383822 gene encoding histone H4 — translation MSGRGKGGKGLGKGGAKRHRKVLRDNIQGITKPAIRRLARRGGVKRISGLIYEETRGVLKVFLENVIRDAVTYTEHAKRKTVTAMDVVYALKRQGRTLYGFGG, via the coding sequence ATGtctggcagagggaaaggaggcaAAGGACTGGGCAAAGGCGGAGCCAAGCGGCACCGTAAAGTGCTCCGTGATAACATCCAGGGCATCACCAAACCGGCCATCCGGCGTCTGGCTCGCCGTGGCGGCGTCAAGCGGATCTCGGGTCTGATCTACGAGGAGACCCGCggggtgctgaaggttttcttGGAGAATGTGATCCGGGATGCGGTCACCTACACTGAACACGCCAAGCGCAAGACGGTCACTGCCATGGATGTGGTGTACGCTCTGAAACGCCAGGGCCGCACTCTCTATGGCTTCGGCGGCTGA